One Brassica napus cultivar Da-Ae chromosome C2, Da-Ae, whole genome shotgun sequence DNA window includes the following coding sequences:
- the LOC125581364 gene encoding mitochondrial import inner membrane translocase subunit TIM14-3: MATPMVAGAAVAAAALAGRYGIIAWHAFKARPSIPRIRRFYEGGFQASMTRREAALILGVRERVVAEKVKEAHRRVMVANHPDAGGSHYLASKINEAKDMMLGKSNNSGSAF, from the exons ATG GCTACGCCAATGGTTGCAGGTGCGGCTGTAGCTGCAGCTGCTCTAGCTGGTAGATATGGTATAATTGCTTGGCACGCCTTCAAGGCTAGGCCATCCATCCCTAGAATACGCAGGTTTTATGAAGGTGGTTTCCAAGCTTCCATGACACGGCGTGAAGCTGCTCTCATTCTTGGAGTTAG GGAGAGAGTTGTGGCGGAGAAGGTGAAAGAAGCTCACAGGAGAGTAATGGTTGCAAACCATCCTGACGCTGGAGGTAGCCACTATCTTGCTTCCAAGATCAATGAAGCCAAAGATATGATGCTTGGCAAATCCAATAACTCTGGCTCTGCTTTTTGA
- the LOC125581363 gene encoding 40S ribosomal protein S23-2, whose product MGKTRGMGAGRKLKRLRINQRWADKQYKKSHQGNEWKKPFAGSSHAKGIVLEKIGIEAKQPNSAIRKCARVQLIKNGKKIAAFVPNDGCLNYIEENDEVLIAGFGRKGHAVGDIPGVRFKVVKVSGVSLLALFKEKKEKPRS is encoded by the exons ATGGG TAAGACAAGAGGAATGGGAGCTGGGCGCAAGCTCAAAAGGCTTAGGATTAATCAGAGGTGGGCTGACAAACAGTACAAGAAGTCCCATCAGGGTAACGAGTGGAAGAAGCCTTTTGCTGGTTCTTCCCACGCCAAAGGAATCGTTCTTGAGAAAAT TGGTATTGAGGCTAAGCAGCCCAACTCTGCTATCCGTAAGTGTGCTAGAGTCCAGCTCATCAAGAACGGCAAGAAGATTGCCGCTTTTGTCCCCAACGATGGTTGCTTGAACTACATTGAGGAAAAT GACGAGGTGTTGATCGCTGGGTTTGGTCGTAAGGGTCATGCTGTGGGAGATATTCCCGGAGTCAGGTTCAAGGTTGTCAAGGTTTCTGGTGTCTCACTTTTGGCCCTATt